A stretch of DNA from Triticum dicoccoides isolate Atlit2015 ecotype Zavitan chromosome 2A, WEW_v2.0, whole genome shotgun sequence:
acctaccttgtacaataatattcgacacaactctaacaaactccaccttggcgaatattcttcacCACCTTGAATTCATCCATGCATCGAACCTccttgtacattggacttgagatacgccatgagcatcgctgctactcccagactccacGTGACTCAGGACAAGAGACCAGACCTACCGTGACGAGCTAAAAAATGTCACGTAATAGCTAATAATGTCACAAATACTCATGGGTGACATTTTCCAGGCATCACTACCATCGTCACGGAATCCCCGTCACAGATCACTCCAAGTGACGCGGCACGCATAAAAACATCACCACATATGGGACCTTTAGTGATGAAGCTGTCGTCACTAGATTTTTTGGTGGGATAATGCGCACCAGGTTTCcaaatgggccaagcccaataactTAGCTAATTTCTTATTTTTGGATCAAATTTTTTGGTGGGCCATAGCCAATTTGCAACCAATAGTGGCTGTTTTGGCCCACCTTTTATGTAGTAATTGCcattttgtgctagcctttttaagaATTAGTTTCCTTATACTTTTTCCTATAATATTAGTTTGGCCTGGTCTAATTCAAAACTTATTGTGGGCTTGTGGTCTTTTTAAGCACATCTTTACATTGAACAATTTTCCCATCACATTACAAGCCAACTTGCCTCTAAATAGCATACACATCACACTTACATGACCCGTCCAAAATAACACAAGCTACATAATCAGCCAAtaaatcttttttattttatttttggaagtCATCAATAGAGACTTTATTGGTGTGACTCTTAGCTCCCACCTTCATGAAAACATGGAAACTTTGTTGGATGCCTCTTCTCATGACTTCTTGAAGGCAGCTACAGTTCTTTTGATCCTCCTTTGTCCATATCAACTTCATAAAAGATGACATACAAATCAGCATATCAGaaacaaagacataaatatggcagTATGAATGAGTACAAGAAACCATCTACCAAAGAACAACATGCAAGGTATAACTCAGGGCTTTAGGTTGGATCTTAAATAAAAAGACATGTAGTACTTGTCTAATAAGTGATATGAACATAACTAAACATGTCATATTTGTGAGCAACAAAGGTCATTTGAAATATTAGATTCAAATCAAAATGGTGCAAAAAATAGTATATTCGACAAAGCCACAAAGGAAGAAACCGTAAAGCAGCCTAGAACAGTAAAGAAACCATGAACAACTTTTGCATAGCTTCGTTGTAATCCTTGGCACACATTGATTGGATGTGATCAATAAGACACTTCCATCTCAAAATAAATTACTTATAATTACGCGATGGCCGATTGTCACAGGCCGAATAAAAAGCTCGTTTAGGCTATGATGTTTAGTTGTAATGTCTGCTTGCTTTGACAGTAATTTGCATTAACATATTGTCAGTATCACTTCCGATTGCCACAAACGAGTGTAGTGAATAAGTTCTCGACTAGTAACTTGCCAAAATCATGTTGAATCACTCATAAAACTCCAACTGTAGTTCTACAACAACAAATCACTTGCAAATCTATTCACACACCCACAAACAGAGTTGCCACGAGCTCAGAACTACAAAATAAAATAGCAATACTGGGGGAGCATCGGCTATTGAAAATATTTTACTGCAGCTAACTATTTAATTACTAACCCATTTCACATGTATTGTATAGGTTCTAATAATATTTTCTCTAGAAGATAAATCAGAACAGGTACAATTTAGTTTAAAACTTTCAACTTAGTCACAAGTATATACTAGCTTCCATGACTTTCAAGACTACTAACACAAAGGACTATCTGACCTAGCAAATACAGGGCAATACTATACAACAATCTCATGATCAACCAATAAGAACTCACTAACAAGGAGCAACAGAACAAAACTACTATCTGAACCCATCCCCGCACGTATGCGGTTTATCTAAACTGAGACCAGAAAGTTGAGCGTCGTTCACGTGTTAACCCAGATTGTTGGTCGAGCATGACGGTCCTCCCGTGGAACTCCAGTGTGCCCCTGTGGCCTGTGCTCGATGTCAATATGCTGGAGAAaaccgaagaagaagaaaaaacagagGGTCAACAAGATGTACTGATAAGTGCGAAAGATCGGACGACTACAGCCTGACTCATTAGTTAATCATCATACCCTGTGGTGGTAGTCCGAGACGAAGGTGGCGAGGCAGGTGTCATAGGCGAACCCAGAGTTACGCTCAAGTAAGCCATAGTGTACCAACATCACCATGAATCTACTCCCTCATTTGCTCTGATTGAATTGAGAAGTGTATGGACGAGTGGCACCACAGAGTAAGAGTTCAATCCCTGCAATCACACCGGATGGATCGAATGACGCACACATGCAGGTACTCACACTGAGAATGCACGTCATGCACACAGGTTAGGCCACCGCCGCGCGACTAGGTAGGTCCAGCCGCGGCTCACGCTGGGACCGCTGTTGTGTGTCATGGAGGACGCTGATGCCACTACCAACTTCCGCAACGTGGTACCGTCAAGGAACCAGACGGGGGAGGAAGGAAAGAGAATGTCACACCTGATACATGAGTATCGGTGGACCTGGAAGGTGAAATAGATAGAAAGGGGATGAGGGCAACTAGACTTTTCTTATTTCATATCCTCCACGGAGTACAGGGTAGGTCTCTTATACTTGCACACACACACCTGGCCACATGTGGCCCACTGGCACACACACGCTCACCCCTTTCTATCTATTTCACCTTCCAGGTCCATCGATACTCATGTATCAGGTGTGAGTCGTAGGCGAGGGCGCTGAATGTCCAATTCCTCCTCATGTATGCGTGCAAATACGGTGGCTCTGGTAATGCTGGTCGGTGCTTGGATGCGCACCGCGGCTCGCAATTCATCTTTGAGGCCGAGCAAAAATTGGGTGACAAAAAATTTGGAGCTCAATGTGGCGTCGAGTGCGATCATGTTGTACATGTGCACCTCAAATTGCTGCCTGTACTCTGCGACTGTGCCTGTCTGTCGAAGCTGCAACAAATCATGCATCAAGGACTCGAACTCCTCAGGGCCGAATTCCTCTTCCACTGCCCGGCGAAACAAATCCCAAGTGATCACTGGATGCGTCTGACGGAAGGCCCGAAGCCAGAGAGCGGCATGGCCTTCGACGTAGAGTGCTGATGTTGCCACCCAGTTGTGTTGTGGCACATGGTAGAGCTCGAAGTAAGCCAAGCAATGATCCAGCCAAACACGGGGGGCAGCACCATCGAAACGAGGGAAATGATGTTTGGGTCGCCTGACGGAGTACTCCTCCCGTGGCGCTGGTGCTGACTGAAACCCCCGCTCCGGCAACCCGATCTGGTCATCTGGCTTGGATAGAAGTGGCGGCCCTTCGTTTGTGAGCCGTGCGAGCGGCGCTGACCCCGCGATAGTCTGCGGTATGGGCAGGGCGCTTGGCGGAGACGCGACGCGCGgatcgggtggtggtggtggaggcccCGTCCGCACGGCAGGTGTGTGTAGCACCGCCGTCGATGGATCGTCCACCTGGAACCCGTGGATGGGGTTGACGACGCGGACGCGGACGCAGCCTTACGCACGTCATCGACCTCTGCTTGAGTAAGGCCGATCTGCTTCGACAAGCTCTGCAACTCGTGGGAGACCTGAGTGTTGAACGCCGTCTGCGCCTCTGCTCGCTTGTCTGCCAAGTCCCTCTCCTCGTCGAATCTAGACAGGAGCTTCTCCATCAGGGCGGTGAGGTTGGCTGTCTGAGTTTCCATGGCGGCTATCACCTGCCTTGCCTGCGCTGAGGGCTTGGAGGGCGCCGTGGCTCCAGCCCCGAGTAGATCGAACCCCGCCGAGGATTTCGAGCGACCTCACCGGAGTGAAATCGCACCTGCGGCGGTGGATGTTACCGATCTGACCAAGGGAGTAGGAAGGACCGCGGCGGAACACAATTTAAGGAAATTTTGCTGGCTCTGAGATACCAAATGGCGCGGGCTCAAAACAGGTGCAAGCAAAAGACTGATCGCAATCGTACAGAGCGTTCCTTCGAAGTGGGTGATTCAGTGCTGCTCAAGCTTCAGCCATATACACAGTCAACAGTGGCTAACCGCCCGTACCCCAAATTGGCGTACAAGTTCTTTGGTCCATTTCAGATTCTGGAACGCATTGGTCCTTTGGCTTACAAGCTCCAGTTGCCGGACGACAGTCGCATACACCAAGTTTTTCATGTCTCGCAGCTCAAGCCCTTCACTCCGGACTACAGTCCAGTTTTCTCAGAGCTACCCCGTGCACCGAACCTCACAGCGGCACCGGTACAACCTATTGCCATTCTCGAACGTCGCATGGTGAAGAAAGGCAACAACTCAATTGTGCaggtcaaagttcagtggtcttcgTTAGCTCCTGAATCCTCGACCTGGGAGGATTATTCTGTGCTCCGTCAGCGCTACCCGGAGGCAAGCTATTGGGATGAAGACGCTCGCGCTCAAGGGGAGGCAAATGTCACACCTGATACATGAGTATCGGTGGACCTGGAAGGTGAAATAGATAGAAAGGGGTGAGCGTGTGTGTGCCAGTGGGCCACATGTGGCCAGGCGTGTGTGTGCAAGTATAAGAGACCTACCCTGTACTCCGTGGAAGATATGAAGTAAGAAAAGTCTAGTTGCCCTCATCCCCTTTCTCTCCTCACCTATCCTGCTCCTCTCCTCGTCCCTTACCTCTGGCCGTGAAGCCGATCCCCTCTTGGGTCGTCACAGAGAAGCTACTCGTACCGCCATCGTCGCGTTTGGTTGCCCCAGATCTACCGCCGCCACCACACGAGAAAGAGAAAACGAGATCAGATAGAGAGGAGGGTTTCGCTCGGGGAGGAGAATGTGGACGGGCGGAGTCGTTGGTTTTATGTGCAGTTGAGCTGGCTTCAGCCCACGTAAAAAATTTAACCAAAAGGGTGTTTTGCTGCCCTTGCCAGGCCATGGGCTGTGCTGCGCTATGAAGTTAAGAGCCACACATGCCCCGGGGAAGAAATAACTAAGTTTTTTTAGGTACACTCGaaaaaaactaatttattttagggAAAGAAATAACTAAGCTGCTAAGTGATATGCGTATATATATAGTCCAGGAATATAATATATAATTTTAGCACAATTTACTCTAACCTATTAGCAACCCCGTTAATTGAGACCATAATGGTCCCAGGTTCAAACTCCATGTACCAAATTCTTTTCTCGTTAACTTATATACCCATTTTTTTGTTATAGAATGAAATAACGTCAGCTTACGAATTCAAGGATTCAATTTTTTTCCAGGCCACTACCTATTTATATTAGATGTAACAAAATAATTTTTCCCTGGCTGCTACCTATATATATTAGATGGAACAAAATAATTACAGTGCTCAGGATACTGTGAAAAAACCATGGTGGGTCGTACTGCCAACACTGCCACACTGGTACGCAGGTCCTACCGCTCTTAACCATGAAGCAGCTATGCTAGGTCCCACCGGTTGACGTGTGATGACAAAAAAATTATCACCACACATTCATAATATTCGGTGACTAGTAGGTTCATCATGAAAATTACCAAACCATCATAAAAATTGATAGCCAGGTGCACTCATTGGCTGAAGCGATTTAGTGACATCtaccatcatcaacaccatcatcaactTGCCTTGATCAGTGACGCCACCTACGGAAACATCACACATTAGGTATTTGTGTGACGTTCTCCATCTTCGTCACGAGGATTTTCGTCACAGTATCTCAGTTTTTTTgtagtgactccacctgcaactgtagtcccttctcgtcccctacacagtcaacactcgagcaaaaattaagttcctcattactctacTTTGTGCTTCCAATTTCCGGAGAATCCGTTCGACGCCATCAAACACCAACCACTGTCTGCGTGAAAATGAATAACTCACATATTGGAtgccacatataagagttacctgaactcaacgtcGCAGCTCTTTCTTGACcatctgtctgaaacttgaaagaatttcaccatcgccctgtgtcaccctgagtcaaattcgcagttgtctcacccttCTTCCGGATAGTCTCTAACATGTCCCacagctatagcactccgcctccttctgtatttgtcatccgcactttgccatgtgcaccgaacaccacagaatatacggtCATGTACTCTCTCAGCTTTTGACAATTTCCGACTCTCCGCCAAtttctcagattctccatggtcaactcctgtccatcaaccggcaccgatagacccagtcaccaacttgatTCTGGTACTCGTCAACATTGCTTCAGCACCCCCTGCACAATTTGTCTGACCACAAGTCTGACCACCAGTGCCTTGGcctgtcgctgtgtcccgtgcttaccgcatgccttgccgctatcaccgcgtcgagcctctgctgtcctggtcaAGTCTCCcgggtcgcgaacccacaccactcaaaccCCTACTGCAGAGAACCACCAATCATCATCGATCGATGCCGAGTATCACGCCTCCATCAGACCATTGGGCCCCAGTCCaatccacgtgtctctcgctatcccgctgaaataggcttcgactctccatgCATTTACGCCGTAACTcctccatcagcacagagtgaagtcgtccatcagactccagctccaccttcaacatgactccatgtagcCGCGCCTTGCTACCCCGCGCcctgtcgacttcaagctctcatgtgtATACTTCCTTGAATGAACCCCACGCcttagtcttgtcgaagccgcacaagccctcaagcctgcaccacgtgtttccacgccccagaagtcggccaccaccagcatcatgctcctatgttgtcgtcgctgaaatcaccgcCGTCTTCTGCTTTGTCCGACATCCCCGTCGATCCGTCAGACAGTCCAGTCCGACACAGCCGAAAttatccgactgcaaccatgctTCACCCTGCGTCATGTCCGCCCGCACATCTCCGTGCATTGCTTGACGCCCTGTGTATGCATGATCCATGCCACGACGCGCTCCAGACTCCTCCAAGCCTTAAACGCACGCCACCATCCGCCGCAGATGGTCCATCTTTATTGACTTGGCATCCCACTACACCATCAAGCATCTCGTTGCTTCAGCAAATTATTCACCCACAAATGCCATCAAAGTTCTCTGTTTTGACAATACCCCAACTTCATGGTCACATGATGTAAAAATACCACCTGCGTCTGATGCAACACTTGATTTCACTTAGCTGATCGAACCAGACAATCTCGATCTAGACCTGCGACACCGCGTCTTCATCGATTGCAGCATACAATCATTGTCATCCCGTACATAAACTGTACGTGTACCAAACAAAGAGACCCAACGAGGAAATCCATCTAGCATCATTTCCATATGCACGAGGTCATAGAGATCCAAAACTCCACCACGTCTCCATGTATGCTTGACTTTTCCTCTCCCTCTCCTTGCTCATGATGAATAGCACCAACAGCGCTAGCAATCACTCGTCAAGACGCTTCCTTTTTTTTCAACAAAATCTCGTGTCGTAACTCCAGCGCCTCAGCCTCCGATCGTATGTGGCTCTTACGCGCAACCACCACGTCCCGGACTGCCCCCACCAGCGCCCGAACACTTGGACAGCACACCACGCTGGGCCTTCATGCAGCTTCCAGCCTGATCTGGCCCACCGGCCCGCACTGGGCTGCAGCCACACGCGCGCTCGGGCACACCGGCCGAGCATCCGATCTGCCTGTTTCCGATTGCTTCCAATCTCGCCAAGCTAATTTACGATCCCACCGTCCCTTCTGCTAGCTTCTGGCCTTCGATCTCCATGAAATCTCACGATCGCAGGACATATCAGCGGAACAAACTGATCTGATCTTTCAGCGACATCACCTCTAGATCAATTTCACCGCCTCttcgaaccttgctcatgataccacttgttagaataattcCGAGGCCACCGTCGATCTACCGAGGATCAAGCAATCATCCAAGCACGAAACCAAGatatgttaacgaggttcaccatcatggctacatccccggggcctgactacgggcgctcctccccatgacactgtcacaataccgcaccccggccgcccggacgccggcacacgccgccggctcccccgcgtgcccgttctattatgttggcataggttacatcgtgtgtctatccccgatatatatgagaggccCAGGATACAggttaggacacaactcctaccatgtctacacacagtccaaaaccaagtccaattgtaacctaccttgtacaataatattcgacacaactctaacaacttGAATCTCATCGAAATACCTTGTTATGAAACTCCAAGTGGACAAAGGGTCTTGGAACTTAATTTCCATCATGAATGGCTCTCCTCCTCGCCATCATAAGGCCCACATCATGACTAGCACTATAGCCAATTCATCCTGTTTCAGGGTATTAAATAACCAGAAAATCCATAGCTGTGCATCGTCAGTTTGGTTCATGATAACTTGTTCAACTAGTTCTTCGTCAGCCAGCGCCCACACCGCTCTAGACATATTGCAGTCCAAGAGTGTGTGCCTCCAAGTATCAGGAGCAGCTTGACATATCGGGCATGTGGTATCCGTGGCCGTATTATGTGTACACGAATCACCTCTGTAGGAATTGACATCATCATCAGCCACCATACAAACATTCGAACTTTAGCTGGAACTTGGATATGCCATAGTTTCACCCATGATTTTTTAATGTCCTCTGAATTCGAGTTACTAGCTCTATGTTCCCTTTGCCTTTTAATCCCAACAAGCATTCTATATGCTGACCAAACTGAAAAACTTCCATGCTTTTCGTAATACCAAGCCCAAAAATTATCTTGTCTCCTAGAGCTAATAGGAATCCTCAC
This window harbors:
- the LOC119358489 gene encoding uncharacterized protein LOC119358489; translation: METQTANLTALMEKLLSRFDEERDLADKRAEAQTAFNTQVSHELQSLSKQIGLTQAEVDDVRKAASASASSTPSTAPLARLTNEGPPLLSKPDDQIGLPERGFQSAPAPREEYSVRRPKHHFPRFDGAAPRVWLDHCLAYFELYHVPQHNWVATSALYVEGHAALWLRAFRQTHPVITWDLFRRAVEEEFGPEEFESLMHDLLQLRQTGTVAEYRQQFEVHMYNMIALDATLSSKFFVTQFLLGLKDELRAAVRIQAPTSITRATVFARIHEEELDIQRPRLRLTPDT